Part of the Vigna unguiculata cultivar IT97K-499-35 chromosome 3, ASM411807v1, whole genome shotgun sequence genome, aacctaatgtaatttttattaatttttcaatacaCTAGTACCTAATTTAaaagatacatataatttaaaaaattcaaaaatatacataattttaaaatttttaaacacataatttaaaaaattgaaaaagttaaaaaaatattgaaaaagttTTGGGGGGTTGTGGCCCTCGCCTGCTCCTTAAGAGCTCTGCCACTGCTAGTGTTATTGAATTTCGGCCATGGCGGAAATCGGTATCGGGTTTTCTGACCTGCCGTCATAACAAGGCGGGGGCGAATCGGGTTTTTCATGGCGGTCGCTTTTGGCATGATGAATGACGGTGATGTAGCGGTTGTAGCGAAAAAATCGGatcgaaaaataaaaaacccaGATCTTGTatagaagagaagaagagaagaaactcGCAAAATGGTGGTGGTTTGCAGCGGCAGCGGCATGGTGAGAAAATGATGATAAGAAACCCTAATTATCTTTGCCTTTTAGTCTTCAGCGGGCCCAGcccaataaattttgtatttaaacaAACCTACGTGTATTTCTAACCATTATCATTCTTTTACTctggttttttcttttacttaattTACTTCTGTTACTGCAGTAAAATTTTCTTTACCCCATAaagttttctttccttttctttagaAATAAAAAGCACTCCTTCCTTCACCACGAGACTACTAGACTACTACAATTTCACTGCTACTCACTACTGCTGCCACCGCCAGTCCCCACCTCCGGTCTTCACCATCGTCGTCAGCCACCGTCGGTTGTTttgaagtaatttttttaatttttttctacttaTCTATGGTTCCGCCATAACCCGTTTGGTTCcgttataactttataaaggtTTTTGGGGGTCACCATTATTTTCCATTATCCGATATTGATAACACTAGAAACTGCTACTTGTTGGATAAATATCCACTCCATATCTGTGCAGATATCcgcatattttgttaatatccACGGGTATTCGCGggtttttacaaaaaatttaaaatgtgcaacaacatatattttaaccataaattcaaataaaatataatacataattcataaatttaaaacaaagttcaaataatccatttaaatattattgaatgacaatttacaaataaatgaagattttttagaactaattgataaaaagtaactcattcaaaatcgatgtgttaatattttcatcatattttattaatgttttaatttaaattagagtatagcaggtactatgatacccgtaccagTCTCGTTTGCATacaggtataaaaaatacttgtaacCATGATTACCCATAGGTCCATTTATAATATCAATTTCCTACCTTTTGTGTGTTTTATCAGCAGATACAGATATTTTTGACATCTGTAATCTTGAGTGAGGTGTTGGTTGAAATTATTACCTAAGgacaatatcaaaatatatcaatacactacaagaaaatctcctttaacaattaattttagtgagaAAAATTGTTATAcattatagtgacaaatttagatactaatttacaaaataaaaatttattgattactaaaatagtctctatgaataaaaaattataattgatctccaaattaatttctaaaatttaattacaagtctttgctataaaaaaattagtttataaattggttaaTATACATTAGCTACCAAATTTTAACTACTAaagaaattagtttctaaatcaATCTCTAATTAATTGATGCTAAATTtagtgattaattataattttttatttataatagttattttaataatttattttattttattttataaattagtatagttttttattcatattaataactattttaataattaattttattttattttataaattagtatagttttttattcataataataattattttaataatttattttattttattttataaattataattattttaataatttattttattttattttataaattagtatataagtTGATCGATTAAcaagatttttaatttaaaaaatatacaacttTAATTGATTCAAGAAATGGTACAACATAATGAGTATTATCAAATTATCAAGATCTTTGATTTGTTTCTTCGAAACCAATTTGcatgtcatatttttttaaggataataatatttttataactaaattttgaaaacgtttttattataaatctaattgtaaaagaaaattgtcaatattttccattttttacttcttttttctgATTAAGTTTATCCTAAGACATAAATATAAGTATTTGtttgatttagttttaatttcttGGATTAGTATCTGGTAAAAGTGCGGGCACTTATGGATATAATGAtttgtttcattaatttaattttagtctACCTTTCATTGCCCTGAATGATTAGTGGCAAGAAATTTATGCTTATGAACAATAGAAGTAGTTGAACAGTGTAGGGGCAaactagttaaaattaaaacaaaatagttaaaattaaaagaaacatgGTGGAGGTATGACATAGCTGCAGTGAACAAAAGATAACAAGCAGATAGCTACAGCACGAGATAATTGCTGTGGTGAAGAAAAGATACGACAAACAGACACTGAACCAAACAGAAAATACATGAAATGAAAACAAGGTTGTATCGTCCTCGCTGTTAGAGGAAATCAAACTTTGGTGAGACGCAAATATTCCTTGTTGGATGGGAGATCGACTGTGTCGAAGCCTTGAGGGAACATGTCTTTGGCTTGCTCGTTGGTGACACTAGGAGAAATCACAACAGACTCCCCTGGCTTCCAGTTCGCTGGTGTTGCAACCTTGAACTGAGAGGCCTTCTGCAAGGACTCTATCACCCTCAGCACCTCATCTATGTTCCTCCCAGTAGTAGCAGGATACAGAAAACTCAGCTTGATCTGCATTACCCCACCGATTAGTAAAAGAAATGCAAACTCATTAGTTTAATCTGTAGAAAATAGAATGGTACCTTCAGATCTGGACCCACAATATGAAGAGCCCTGGAGGGTAGGTTTCCGGTGGAGTCTTTCTCTTCAGGGTCAACCATGTTGAGTTCCTTGATGATTTCTCTCTTGGGATCAGAGATGATTGGATAATCCACCTTGCAACCTGACTGCATGCAAAAACAAGGGCAGTGTGTTAAATTTTCATCAACACATTAGAACTGAACTAGATCTGTGTGTGAAAAATGTGAAATAAACTCACAATGTAGGCTTCAATGTCTTTGATCCACTCATTGTGAGATTCAACATCATCACAGGATAAACCCAGTAATTTCACTCCTTTTTTATAAAACTCACTGGAATGCTGAGCCATTTTGGCAAGCTCAGTGGTACAAACCGGGGTAAAATCACCTAAAATGGTAAGGTAATAAGAACAGTAAATCAGCACAACCATGAACGGAGTGAGAAAAAGTAAAGtgatataaaaagaagaataatgtTTAGAAGGCAGAACCTGGGTGGGAAAAGAGGACGGTCCAACCATTCTTACAGAAGGCATGAAGCTCGATTTTGCCTTGAGTGGTTTGAACATGAAGGTCAGGAATGGTGTCTCCGATGGTAAGGCCTGGCATTGTAGATAAATTTGAGAGCTTTACCTTTACCTCACTTGTGATTTTGTTTGTGTGATGAATGAGAAAGAGTGAGATTATAAAGAGAGGAGAGCCGCTTGCATGCAGAGAACGTGGCACCTTCGACACTAACGAGGTGACGCTGTTTTGTTCACTTGTCATTTAAATGTGAAACTATTTTCCACGTACACCTCAGTATTACTGTTTTTTCCCGCCTTgctttttttcaattaattttaattaattatttcaccttttattctattttctttccATCCAAACTATGGACCACTTTTATTCTTCTTGGGTCACGGGAAACTCTGTACAAAACTgtgcaaagaaaaaataaataaataaagaaaaaacgtaAATCGTCATCAACCATTTAGTCTGTATATTAGATTTGACTATCCTAGGATAAAGGCATGTTTTGATTAATATAAGTTTAGTGCATTTGTTGatttatatctttttttcttttcatattacattctatttaaaagaaaatttaatttttaattcttggacatattattaaaattcttttatgcTATTGGTACTTTTATATGCTCTAAGGATTAGTTCACTTCATCTATGCTAAACATGTCAtgaataacatttaaaataggttatgtgttttaatttaactattaaattagaaataataaaatttggttgtGTACCTGTTtgtatatatgatatttaaaataaacattaaatattttatttatagatcaCATTAATATGTCAGATTATTGATTAgagttattaatattaatattttattttataaaattaaataataatattttataacttttagtATGGGAATgtatttaaactatttatatttttttaataaaataaaatttttcacacaataataaaattaattcaaataaaaaacttaaatttagaataattttaataaatattaaaaatttagctATATTGTATTTACAAATAgtattttataaactattttaaagcATAATAATTAAGGGAATGCAAAGTCAATCTTATTCTTCATCTAAACAAGAGAAATGTATGGtcataatataaatttcctTTCCATATGAATAATCTGATTTGACAACCAAAAGccaataaagaaaatttaaaataaaattactgtTATATTGAAGAATGAACCTCATTATTATGAGTAAGCTCTACTTGACCTAAGTTCCTACATAAAGCACTTTGAAACCAACGGTCACATTGTTCCTCTAcaagtataaaagaaaaaaataaataattcttataataGTTATGGtccattatttaaaaagaagaatgatattttaattaataaattttaacatttaggaaaaatgttaaaataggaaagttttcaatttattaaatttataattttcaaaacattacTAAACAAACTTTACTATATAAGTGTttccgttttttttttccaatcttaattttttctttctttctttaacGGTTATccaaaagatattatatatatatatatatatatatatatatatatatatatatatatatataaaagctggaaaaatatagtatttcaaaatataaaaatacataaatacatAAGAGTTTCTAAAGAGTATATTAAACTACAACATCCTTTTCTTTCTTGATTGAACTAGTTGTTATCTCTTCATATGCTCA contains:
- the LOC114177397 gene encoding 1-Cys peroxiredoxin yields the protein MPGLTIGDTIPDLHVQTTQGKIELHAFCKNGWTVLFSHPGDFTPVCTTELAKMAQHSSEFYKKGVKLLGLSCDDVESHNEWIKDIEAYISGCKVDYPIISDPKREIIKELNMVDPEEKDSTGNLPSRALHIVGPDLKIKLSFLYPATTGRNIDEVLRVIESLQKASQFKVATPANWKPGESVVISPSVTNEQAKDMFPQGFDTVDLPSNKEYLRLTKV